One window of uncultured Trichococcus sp. genomic DNA carries:
- the ftsZ gene encoding cell division protein FtsZ, producing the protein MELEFDSSMSDGAKIKVIGVGGAGSNAVNRMIEEGVQGVEFIVANTDTQALNASRAETRIQLGPKLTKGLGAGSVPEVGRKAAEESEQQISEALAGADMIFVTCGMGGGTGTGAAPIVARIAKDLGALTVGVVTRPFTFEGPKRGRYAAEGIAELKANVDTLVIISNNRLLEIVDKKTPMLEAFREADNVLRQGVQGISDLITAPGYVNLDFADVKTVMKDQGSALMGIGIASGENRTAEATKKAISSPLLEVSIDGAEQILLNITGGSDLTLFEAQDASDIVAQASSSEVNIIFGTSINENLGDEVIVTVIATGIDDKKKDEKKTANRGGSAFKGRKEVGHAPASYPEKQVPTERAEEKPAKDLFGDWDIRRDTSVREQAPQSVQPEPEEYPVKPTEDNYPRYHENKEDRNGGEDSLDTPPFFRKRRR; encoded by the coding sequence ATGGAATTGGAATTCGATTCAAGCATGAGTGATGGAGCAAAAATTAAAGTTATCGGTGTCGGTGGGGCAGGAAGCAATGCCGTGAACCGTATGATTGAAGAGGGCGTACAAGGTGTGGAATTCATCGTGGCCAACACGGATACGCAAGCCTTGAATGCATCAAGAGCGGAAACAAGAATCCAACTCGGACCTAAATTGACGAAAGGATTGGGCGCAGGCTCAGTTCCTGAAGTAGGCCGTAAAGCTGCAGAAGAGAGCGAACAACAAATCTCTGAAGCTTTGGCTGGAGCAGACATGATCTTCGTCACCTGCGGAATGGGCGGCGGTACCGGTACGGGTGCAGCCCCTATCGTAGCCCGGATCGCTAAAGATCTTGGCGCGTTGACTGTCGGTGTTGTGACGCGTCCATTCACTTTTGAAGGTCCGAAAAGAGGCCGTTATGCTGCAGAAGGTATCGCCGAATTAAAAGCGAACGTTGATACATTGGTCATCATCTCAAATAACCGTCTTTTGGAAATCGTTGATAAAAAGACGCCTATGCTGGAAGCATTCCGTGAAGCAGATAATGTCTTGCGTCAAGGCGTTCAAGGGATCTCAGACTTGATCACAGCGCCAGGATATGTCAACTTGGACTTTGCTGATGTGAAGACCGTCATGAAAGATCAAGGATCTGCTTTGATGGGTATCGGTATCGCTTCAGGTGAAAACCGTACAGCAGAAGCAACCAAAAAAGCTATTTCCTCCCCATTGTTGGAAGTTTCCATCGATGGCGCCGAGCAGATTTTGTTGAACATCACAGGCGGATCGGACTTGACGTTGTTCGAAGCACAAGATGCGAGTGACATCGTAGCACAAGCTTCATCATCCGAAGTGAACATCATCTTCGGTACATCCATCAATGAAAACTTGGGCGATGAAGTTATCGTTACAGTAATCGCAACAGGGATCGACGACAAAAAAAAAGATGAAAAAAAAACCGCTAATCGCGGAGGCAGCGCTTTTAAGGGACGTAAAGAAGTAGGGCACGCTCCTGCTTCATACCCCGAGAAACAAGTTCCGACTGAAAGAGCAGAAGAAAAACCGGCCAAAGACTTATTCGGCGACTGGGATATCCGCAGAGACACAAGCGTGAGAGAACAGGCTCCCCAATCGGTCCAACCTGAGCCAGAAGAATATCCTGTCAAACCAACAGAAGATAATTATCCACGTTATCACGAAAACAAAGAAGACAGAAACGGTGGAGAGGATTCATTGGACACACCGCCTTTCTTCCGCAAGAGACGCAGATAA
- the mraY gene encoding phospho-N-acetylmuramoyl-pentapeptide-transferase, producing MHWTEMLLPLSISFAITISMMPIFIGYFKVKQFGQVTREEGPKWHQVKSGTPTMGGVVFIIAAILTVIGTAVWKDVLTVKLAMLLFVLLFFAAIGFLDDFLKIFKKQNEGLTSKQKFISQLVGSFVFVALFFLSGSDPLITLPFFGQIHNWLVFAAFTIIWITGFSNAVNLTDGLDGLVAGTAGIAYTAYGILAYRQGQLEVLLFCIAIVGGLIGFFFFNKKPAKIFMGDVGSLALGAGLAVVSLALHLEWSLLLIGLVFVIETASVMLQVGSFKLRGKRIFKMSPIHHHFEMSGWSEWRVVLTFWAVGLISAILALWLLV from the coding sequence ATGCATTGGACAGAAATGCTGCTGCCTTTATCGATCAGCTTTGCCATCACAATCAGCATGATGCCAATATTCATCGGCTATTTTAAAGTGAAACAATTCGGACAGGTCACAAGGGAAGAAGGCCCTAAATGGCATCAAGTCAAAAGCGGCACACCGACGATGGGGGGAGTCGTCTTCATCATCGCAGCGATCCTCACCGTTATCGGGACAGCGGTATGGAAGGACGTCCTCACCGTGAAATTGGCTATGTTGCTTTTCGTTCTGTTGTTTTTCGCAGCTATCGGCTTTTTGGATGATTTCCTGAAAATATTCAAAAAACAAAATGAAGGACTGACTTCCAAGCAAAAGTTCATTTCGCAATTGGTCGGCTCCTTCGTCTTTGTGGCACTGTTCTTCTTGTCGGGTTCAGATCCTTTGATCACGCTCCCATTCTTTGGACAAATCCACAACTGGTTGGTGTTCGCTGCGTTCACGATTATCTGGATAACAGGTTTTTCGAATGCTGTGAATTTGACCGATGGATTGGACGGATTGGTCGCCGGCACAGCGGGCATCGCCTATACTGCATACGGCATATTGGCATACCGTCAAGGCCAATTGGAAGTCCTGCTGTTCTGTATCGCAATCGTGGGAGGCTTGATCGGGTTCTTCTTTTTCAATAAAAAACCGGCAAAAATCTTTATGGGCGACGTCGGTTCATTGGCATTGGGCGCAGGCCTTGCGGTTGTGTCGTTGGCGTTGCATCTGGAGTGGTCGTTGCTGTTGATCGGCCTTGTTTTCGTCATCGAAACGGCCAGCGTCATGCTGCAGGTCGGCTCCTTCAAGTTGCGCGGCAAGCGCATCTTTAAGATGTCTCCGATCCACCATCATTTCGAAATGAGCGGGTGGAGCGAATGGCGCGTCGTCCTGACTTTTTGGGCGGTAGGTTTGATATCTGCAATCTTAGCCTTGTGGCTGCTTGTCTAA
- the murG gene encoding undecaprenyldiphospho-muramoylpentapeptide beta-N-acetylglucosaminyltransferase, producing MKIVLSGGGTGGHIYPALALMNRIKERYPDSEFLYVGTDRGLESTIVPKAGVAFKSVKIQGLRRSLSLQNLKTVYLMIKSISDSKKIIKAFQPDVVIGTGGYVCAPVLYAASKLGVPTIIHEQNSVAGVTNKFLSRVVDRICICFEDARADFSAYPEKIVFTGNPRAQEVASLKESADLKEYGLKEELPTVLIFGGSRGAAKLNESFVASYPLFKNRPYQVLLATGEVHYKAVEQKINALTDRLDNVRIVPYIHDMPKLFKRTDLIVSRSGATTLTEVMALGLPSVLIPSPYVTNNHQQKNAESLVKNGAAEMILEKDLQAQTLFRAIDKLMINEAARKEMALQAKQMGITDASDRIIDVILALKK from the coding sequence ATGAAAATAGTATTATCCGGTGGGGGAACAGGCGGGCACATCTACCCGGCTTTAGCCCTGATGAACCGAATCAAAGAAAGATATCCCGACAGCGAATTCCTTTATGTTGGCACGGATCGCGGCTTGGAAAGCACAATCGTACCAAAGGCGGGTGTCGCCTTCAAATCCGTCAAGATCCAGGGCCTGCGCCGAAGCTTATCGCTTCAGAATCTCAAGACGGTCTACTTGATGATCAAGAGCATCTCGGATTCAAAGAAAATCATCAAGGCATTCCAGCCGGACGTTGTGATCGGGACGGGCGGCTATGTTTGCGCCCCGGTCCTGTACGCCGCATCCAAACTGGGCGTGCCGACCATCATCCACGAGCAAAATTCAGTCGCAGGCGTCACCAACAAATTTTTGAGCCGGGTCGTGGACCGGATCTGCATTTGTTTTGAGGATGCCCGCGCTGATTTCTCCGCCTATCCGGAGAAGATTGTGTTCACGGGGAATCCCCGGGCGCAGGAAGTAGCCTCCTTGAAGGAAAGTGCCGACCTGAAGGAATACGGACTGAAGGAAGAGTTGCCGACCGTTTTGATTTTTGGAGGCAGCCGGGGAGCTGCGAAGCTGAATGAGTCTTTCGTAGCCTCCTACCCGCTCTTCAAAAACAGACCGTATCAAGTACTCCTGGCTACTGGTGAAGTCCACTACAAAGCGGTGGAGCAAAAAATCAACGCGCTGACGGACCGTTTGGACAATGTCCGGATTGTGCCGTACATCCATGATATGCCGAAATTGTTCAAGCGCACCGACTTGATTGTATCGCGCAGCGGCGCAACCACATTGACGGAAGTGATGGCCTTGGGGTTGCCGAGTGTATTGATCCCAAGTCCTTATGTCACGAACAACCATCAGCAAAAAAATGCCGAAAGCCTGGTGAAAAACGGGGCTGCCGAAATGATCCTTGAGAAAGACCTGCAGGCACAAACATTGTTCAGAGCCATCGACAAGCTGATGATCAACGAAGCGGCACGCAAAGAAATGGCTCTACAAGCCAAACAGATGGGCATAACGGATGCATCGGACCGGATCATCGATGTCATCTTGGCTTTGAAGAAATGA
- a CDS encoding cell division protein FtsQ/DivIB, translated as MVFGKIRQTLKSKSSSEGTPWQRATAELERQNKAESKQKTPPSGRMHRLVEEKKAKSKTSKRLPEAAGTDKRQGYFGWYSIFLVGALLNGFLISPYGKVKDIYVEGAGDVPEQSIIDASKITGKLTALGVVWNDEKIDAYVTNALAQVKTAEVTLRGMNDVTIHVTEHETIAYVYSDSSYYNVLENGTVADTQLKVPIGNNPVITSFERNQNLDDLLEQYVQLTDSVQNSISEIKYTGTEENPYAITVYMNDGNEVKAILPSFAEKILYYPDIVSQLGETKGIIDLEVGVYFTPFAQATEEEASASADSASAPE; from the coding sequence ATGGTTTTCGGAAAGATCCGGCAGACGCTGAAGAGTAAGAGTTCGTCGGAAGGGACTCCCTGGCAGCGTGCAACTGCTGAATTGGAAAGGCAAAACAAAGCTGAGTCAAAGCAGAAGACCCCACCAAGCGGCCGCATGCACCGTTTGGTGGAAGAGAAAAAAGCGAAGTCGAAAACAAGCAAACGCCTTCCCGAAGCTGCCGGAACAGACAAACGGCAAGGGTACTTTGGGTGGTACAGCATTTTCTTGGTTGGGGCGCTCCTCAACGGTTTTCTGATCTCCCCATACGGAAAAGTCAAGGACATCTATGTGGAAGGGGCCGGAGATGTTCCGGAACAAAGCATCATCGATGCCAGTAAAATCACCGGGAAACTTACCGCATTGGGCGTCGTCTGGAATGACGAGAAAATCGATGCGTATGTCACAAATGCGTTAGCGCAAGTCAAAACGGCGGAAGTGACGCTGCGCGGCATGAATGATGTCACGATCCATGTGACGGAACACGAAACCATTGCCTATGTCTACTCGGACAGCAGCTACTATAATGTCCTGGAGAATGGCACAGTGGCAGATACACAATTGAAGGTTCCGATCGGGAATAACCCAGTCATCACAAGCTTTGAAAGGAACCAGAATCTGGATGACCTGCTCGAACAATACGTGCAATTGACGGACAGTGTCCAGAACAGCATCTCTGAAATCAAATACACCGGAACGGAAGAAAATCCGTATGCAATCACGGTGTACATGAATGACGGGAACGAAGTGAAGGCGATTTTGCCGTCATTTGCCGAAAAAATCCTGTACTACCCTGACATCGTGAGCCAATTAGGCGAGACGAAAGGGATCATCGATCTTGAAGTGGGCGTCTACTTCACACCCTTTGCGCAAGCGACGGAAGAGGAAGCGTCCGCTTCGGCAGATTCCGCTAGCGCACCCGAATGA
- the ftsA gene encoding cell division protein FtsA, whose translation MKNSGIYVSLDIGTTSIKVVVAEYVKDQMNIIGVGNEISKGLSRGVIVDIDETVESIRSAVSQAERKANIQISNVIVGIPSNQISIEPCHGMYAVASENKEITDKDVQNVFAAAKVRSVPPEREIISVIPEEFIVDGFDGIRDPRGMIGVRLELYASMITGPKTIIHNIKRCVEKAGLHIEDMVVQPLAISSVAMNKGERDFGTILIDMGGGQTSASVMHDDQLKFAFVDPEGGDLVTKDISIILNTTLENAERVKREYGYAISEDTSDEEFFPVETIGKEEPVKVDEKYLSEIIEARLVQIFENIKRALDKVEARDLPGGIILTGGAAALPGVVDLAKEIFEINVKLYIPEQMGMRNPIYATSIGLIKYVAGLDDIYRVAKGKVQATGKVIPLQSKTAKQPTVIEEPVYENEIYADEENYEESLVGKLKRWFNNLFE comes from the coding sequence ATGAAGAATTCAGGAATATACGTCAGTCTAGATATTGGAACCACTTCAATAAAAGTTGTAGTCGCAGAATATGTGAAAGATCAAATGAACATTATTGGAGTCGGGAATGAAATTTCCAAAGGTCTTAGCCGTGGCGTCATCGTTGATATCGATGAAACGGTCGAATCAATCCGCAGTGCAGTCAGCCAAGCTGAAAGAAAAGCGAACATTCAGATATCAAACGTCATCGTAGGCATACCAAGCAATCAAATCAGTATCGAACCTTGCCACGGGATGTATGCAGTCGCAAGCGAAAACAAGGAAATCACAGACAAGGATGTACAAAACGTCTTTGCTGCCGCAAAAGTCCGTTCTGTTCCGCCAGAAAGAGAAATCATTTCCGTCATCCCTGAAGAGTTCATCGTAGATGGGTTCGACGGCATCAGAGACCCGAGAGGCATGATCGGCGTACGCCTTGAATTGTACGCTAGCATGATCACTGGTCCAAAAACAATCATCCATAACATCAAGCGTTGTGTAGAAAAAGCAGGTCTTCATATCGAAGATATGGTCGTACAGCCACTGGCCATTTCAAGCGTAGCCATGAATAAAGGCGAGCGGGATTTCGGGACCATCCTTATCGACATGGGTGGCGGCCAAACAAGCGCCTCTGTCATGCACGACGACCAATTGAAATTTGCATTCGTTGATCCCGAGGGCGGCGATCTTGTGACCAAGGACATTTCCATCATTTTGAACACGACATTGGAAAATGCGGAGCGCGTAAAACGCGAATATGGTTACGCCATTTCCGAAGACACGTCCGATGAAGAGTTTTTCCCCGTCGAAACGATCGGGAAAGAAGAACCGGTAAAAGTGGATGAGAAATATCTGTCCGAAATCATCGAAGCGCGACTTGTGCAGATCTTCGAAAACATCAAGCGCGCCTTGGATAAAGTGGAAGCCCGCGACCTCCCAGGCGGTATCATCCTGACCGGAGGCGCAGCGGCATTACCGGGCGTCGTCGATTTGGCAAAAGAAATCTTCGAAATCAACGTCAAACTGTATATTCCGGAGCAAATGGGGATGCGCAATCCGATCTATGCAACGAGCATCGGCCTGATCAAGTATGTGGCCGGACTGGATGACATTTACCGCGTGGCCAAAGGAAAAGTGCAGGCGACAGGCAAAGTGATCCCTTTGCAATCCAAAACTGCGAAACAACCGACAGTCATCGAAGAACCTGTCTATGAGAACGAGATTTACGCCGATGAGGAAAATTACGAAGAAAGCTTAGTCGGGAAATTAAAACGTTGGTTCAATAATTTGTTTGAATAA
- the murD gene encoding UDP-N-acetylmuramoyl-L-alanine--D-glutamate ligase, which yields MKTNNRFENKKVLVLGLALSGMNAAKLLLELGAMVTVNDAKELSDNPDAKELISSGIKVIAGSHPIELLDESFSFMVKNPGIPYNNPMVKRAIELGIPVLTEVELAAEILEGRLIGVTGTNGKTTTTTMITDLLNSGRKIGKAYKAGNIGVPASAVARVATADDDVVMELSSFQLMGIEAMRPAIAVITNITEAHLDYHGDRKEYVKAKWRITENQTADDYLVLNWDQEELRTLSQHSKAQIVPFSRTQVLMDGAYASEGSLYFKGEKVMAISDLRVPGEHNIENALAAIAVAKLSGVANDAIVSAFHLFYGVEHRIQFVAELNGRKFYNDSKATNILATKTALSSFRTPIILLAGGLDRGNTFDELIPFLGNVKTMIVFGETAEKLKDAGDKAGIEEIVVTDNVASAVPISYQYSEEGDTILLSPACASWDQYKNFEVRGKTFTDAVHSVVKATSEEDGSF from the coding sequence ATGAAAACAAATAATCGATTCGAAAATAAAAAAGTATTGGTGCTGGGCCTGGCGCTCAGCGGCATGAACGCGGCCAAACTGCTCCTGGAACTCGGCGCGATGGTCACAGTCAATGATGCGAAGGAATTGAGCGACAATCCGGATGCAAAGGAGTTGATTTCATCCGGCATCAAAGTCATTGCTGGATCCCATCCGATCGAACTGTTGGATGAATCTTTTTCCTTCATGGTCAAAAATCCGGGCATCCCGTACAACAATCCAATGGTCAAACGAGCGATTGAGTTAGGGATTCCCGTATTGACCGAGGTTGAGTTGGCTGCGGAAATCCTGGAAGGCCGACTGATCGGTGTGACAGGCACGAACGGAAAGACCACTACCACGACGATGATCACGGACCTGTTGAATTCGGGCAGAAAAATAGGGAAAGCCTATAAAGCCGGCAACATCGGTGTGCCTGCATCGGCAGTGGCACGTGTGGCGACTGCAGACGACGATGTCGTAATGGAACTGTCCAGCTTCCAATTGATGGGCATCGAGGCGATGCGTCCAGCCATCGCCGTCATCACGAACATCACGGAAGCCCACCTGGATTATCATGGGGACCGCAAAGAATACGTCAAAGCGAAGTGGCGCATAACCGAAAACCAAACAGCGGACGATTATCTCGTTTTGAATTGGGATCAGGAAGAATTGCGTACACTGTCCCAGCATTCAAAAGCACAGATCGTTCCGTTTTCACGCACCCAGGTTCTTATGGATGGGGCATATGCAAGTGAAGGTTCGCTATATTTCAAGGGCGAAAAAGTGATGGCTATTTCCGATTTGAGGGTTCCCGGAGAACACAACATCGAAAATGCATTGGCCGCGATCGCTGTGGCGAAATTGTCCGGTGTAGCCAATGACGCAATCGTATCGGCTTTCCACCTCTTTTATGGCGTCGAGCACCGGATCCAATTCGTAGCCGAACTCAACGGCAGGAAATTCTACAATGACTCGAAAGCAACGAATATCCTCGCAACCAAAACAGCACTGAGCAGTTTCCGGACGCCGATCATTCTGTTGGCGGGCGGATTGGACCGTGGGAATACTTTCGATGAACTCATTCCCTTTCTTGGAAACGTGAAGACGATGATCGTCTTCGGGGAAACGGCCGAGAAATTGAAGGACGCAGGCGATAAAGCCGGCATCGAAGAAATCGTCGTGACGGATAATGTCGCCAGTGCGGTTCCGATCAGCTATCAGTACAGCGAAGAAGGCGACACGATCCTGTTGTCACCGGCCTGCGCGAGCTGGGATCAGTACAAGAACTTTGAAGTGCGCGGTAAAACATTTACGGATGCTGTCCATTCCGTGGTCAAAGCCACAAGTGAGGAGGATGGTTCTTTCTAG